A stretch of Salvelinus namaycush isolate Seneca chromosome 42, SaNama_1.0, whole genome shotgun sequence DNA encodes these proteins:
- the pold4 gene encoding DNA polymerase delta subunit 4, which produces MTAKRAALITDSYKVVKRSRREEKREKRAPSPPQKDTEPRPLTAREIELQELRQFDQDWRYGPCTGISRLQRWERAAQHGLNPPQEIRDMLLSADIDSDYTHCLWSDYPL; this is translated from the exons ATGACGGCCAAACGTGCAGCTCTCATCACCGACTCCTACAAGGTGGTAAAGAGAtccaggagagaggagaagagagagaagagggcccCATCGCCTCCCCAGAAGG ACACTGAGCCGCGCCCCCTCACGGCCAGAGAGATAGAGCTGCAGGAGCTGAGGCAGTTTGACCAGGACTGGCGGTATGGACCCTGCACAG gtaTCAGTCGCTTACAGCGGTGGGAGAGAGCTGCACAGCATGGGTTAAACCCCCCTCAGGAGATCAGAGATATGCTGCTTAGCGCAGACATAGACTCGGACTACACACACTG CCTGTGGAGTGACTATCCATTG